From one Nothobranchius furzeri strain GRZ-AD chromosome 2, NfurGRZ-RIMD1, whole genome shotgun sequence genomic stretch:
- the LOC107372906 gene encoding glutathione S-transferase A codes for MAKDMTLMWGSGSPPCWRVMIALEEKNLQGYNSKLLSFDKGEHKSKEVMDVNPRGQLPAFKHGNIIVNESYAACLYLENQFKSQGTKLIPDSPAEMALTYQRMFEGLTLFQKTAQSLFYERFVPENERHDSARKRNGEDLKNEIKLWEGYMQNSSGDFLAGKTFSMADVIVFPVIAFLFRFGLNEEHFPKLAAYHELLKNRPSIKASWPPSWKDTPGMLVLKDF; via the exons ATGGCCAAGGACATGACTCTCATGTGGGGCTCTggctctcctccctgctggagggtGATGATCGCTCTGGAGGAGAAGAACCTGCAGGGGTACAACAGCAAGCTGCTCTCCTTTGACAAGGGGGAGCACAAATCCAAGGAAGTCATGGACGTTAACCCAAGGGGTCAG cTGCCTGCCTTCAAACATGGAAACATCATCGTGAACGAGTCCTATGCTGCTTGTCTGTACCTGGAG AACCAGTTCAAGTCCCAGGGAACGAAGCTGATCCCCGACAGCCCGGCTGAGATGGCCCTGACGTACCAGCGCATGTTTGAGGGTCTCACACTCTTCCAGAAAACAG CACAATCTCTCTTCTACGAGCGCTTCGTCCCGGAGAACGAGAGGCACGATTCTGCCAGAAAGAGGAACGGAGAAGATCTGAAGAACGAGATCAAACTGTGGGAGGGATACATGCAG AACTCATCAGGAGATTTCCTCGCAGGAAAGACCTTTTCAATGGCCGACGTAATCGTTTTTCCTGTGATTGCTTTTCTCTTCCGCTTTGG GTTAAACGAGGAGCACTTCCCTAAGCTTGCAGCTTATCATGAACTTCTGAAGAACCGACCCAGCATCAAGGCTTCCTGGCCTCCCAGCTGGAAGGACACACCAGGAATGCTGGTGCTGAAAGACTTCTGA